One genomic segment of Primulina tabacum isolate GXHZ01 chromosome 9, ASM2559414v2, whole genome shotgun sequence includes these proteins:
- the LOC142556571 gene encoding protein BIG GRAIN 1-like E → MSKVLTTCTSTQFNWRNDSGELDVFEAAQYFSGAVDDQILMGNFNNASNFSQKVVGKERLHQGQRAARMSLDSTMRDDITPRDQAKDSYKSKENKKYYRQPSSPGGKLASFLNSLFNQTRSKKKRKSQSVGPKYFQEKEIPCERRERRSSISHFRTNTNTKNVDSKSRNFCLSSGFMQSNPTKPGKEVKLRDLFERQKLKDDGNEKPKSLQNQFCTEKKCTDDAWIEEINKNSGMNWIDDQYTSEEKEFRKFSDCDDCGDTDSSSDLFELPNCDFEFYLNGRPVSETARVNSIRRGAPV, encoded by the coding sequence ATGTCAAAAGTCCTAACAACATGTACAAGTACTCAGTTCAATTGGAGGAACGATTCCGGGGAGCTCGACGTGTTCGAGGCAGCTCAGTATTTCTCCGGTGCTGTTGATGATCAAATATTAATGGGGAACTTCAACAATGCTTCGAATTTTTCTCAGAAAGTCGTCGGAAAAGAAAGGCTGCACCAAGGTCAGAGAGCTGCAAGAATGAGCCTCGATTCGACAATGAGGGATGATATAACTCCACGAGATCAGGCAAAAGATTCATATAAGAGCAAGGAAAACAAGAAATATTACAGGCAGCCAAGTTCTCCAGGCGGTAAGCTCGCTAGTTTCCTGAATTCACTGTTCAATCAAACAAGATCGAAGAAGAAGCGTAAATCCCAATCCGTTGGCCCgaaatattttcaagaaaaagaaATACCTTGTGAAAGAAGGGAAAGGAGAAGCAGCATCAGCCATTTCCGTACCAACACTAATACTAAAAATGTTGATTCTAAATCCAGGAATTTTTGCTTGAGTTCTGGTTTTATGCAATCCAATCCCACAAAACCTGGCAAAGAAGTCAAACTCAGGGATTTGTTTGAGCGTCAGAAGCTTAAAGATGATGGGAATGAGAAGCCAAAATCTTTGCAGAATCAGTTTTGTACTGAGAAAAAGTGCACGGATGATGCCTGGATTGAGGAGATTAACAAGAATTCTGGCATGAATTGGATCGACGATCAGTACACATCGGAAGAAAAGGAGTTCAGGAAATTCAGTGATTGTGATGACTGCGGAGATACAGATTCAAGTTCGGATCTGTTTGAATTGCCAAATTGTGACTtcgaattttatttaaatggtCGGCCTGTTTCTGAAACAGCTAGGGTAAACAGCATCAGGAGAGGTGCTCCAGTTTAA